The following is a genomic window from Rutidosis leptorrhynchoides isolate AG116_Rl617_1_P2 chromosome 8, CSIRO_AGI_Rlap_v1, whole genome shotgun sequence.
ATTCTGAATCTTCTGACAAAGTAACTAACACACCCTCTATTTTGATTAAGGCGGGAAAAGAGGTTAAGCTTGGCATGTGCCTTGCACATCCCATCGTAAATGATTCATAACACCACCATCTTCCGTGAAATCTCGGTCACGCCCCTCACAGAGCTTTCACAATACCATGCCTATCACGTTAAATGCTTTACTACCGTAAAAGTCTTTTACGAACATGGGCTAACCGAAAAAAGTTACTCCGTAATAtaatagcaacaacaacaacaacaatacttaATCCCGCGTATGCGAGGTatgaggaggtgagatgtagacaatccttcctctaccctagaatagAAGAGAAGTCGTCTCTCTAACCACGAGTTGAGAAAAATTCTCCACCCACCGAAAGAGAAAGCCATCCCCCTCTttactccagggtagagagattgcttccgtgatgacctccggcaaaaaaaaaaaaaaaaaaaaaaaaaaaaaagaaagacgccatgaaaatggtgggaTCATAGTTTAGCTACAAATGTCAAGTTAGTAACATGTGGAGCTTTTCCCATTTTTCTTGCCAATGCAATATCATAATACTGCCAGATCTTGATTATCTTGATTATCTCAAATTGCAATGAAGGTTGCCGATCAAACTAGTTTTTCAGTTCTTTGTCATATACAGATATACTTTTATTAGGGATTATTAAACTTGCATTTTTAACTGTAATGTTTTATTTATTTTGTGTAATGGTATCAAGAATGACATTACAACTTGGGGTGATATTTTTGACTTGTTTGCTTTTAAAGAGGCCAACTTTGCTTAATCTGATCCTTGATATTCAGTTAATCACATTCTTTTaaattaagtaaaataaaataaaatatattagtttaaaataaaataaaataaaatatattagttTACTTAATAATGGATAAAACACACATTTGGAGAACAGTTGGAAAAACATCAAAAGTTTCTAAACTCCCATAGTTGGAAACTTGTAATACATCATGTACATGACATACTGCTTCTGCTGATATAGAGtacaattcttttttttttttttgaaaagcaagatgagATATTTTCATTAAATCAATCAAAAGGTACACGAGAGTCCGTCCAACGGCGACATGTTTCACGAATACGTTACAAGTAGGGTGCAAAGGTTGCGACCCGCAATACTATACAAACTTAGATAACTAAATAATTCGAAGGGTTAGAGAGCCAAGTGAGCCAATCAAGAGATTTTCCTTTTATTCTACGCGATATCCATTCGAAAGATTTTACTTGAATTTCATTCATTAACACCGGAGCACACCAAGATTTATCTTGAAAGGTAAATTCGAAGGGTTAGAGTACAATTCTAGGTAAATTTGTACCATCTTTGCATGCATACTAAATAATTGTATAAAATTCCTCTCTTTGAGTTTTTGAGGGCAGTAATAGTGTAAGAGCGGATAGTATATCATCATTCTTATAAGAAGAAATGCGTACATGTGACGATTTATACTGGTTGGAAAGAGTTGAACCTGCATAGGGAGATGGATGCACATGAACAACATGAATGAAATGAAAGATTTTTCATCAGCAATATAGTTATAATCTCGTAACCATAAGTATATCATTAATAAAGCAAAAATACAATAACGTATCACCATTCTTTaatgttcttctttttcatcttctcaTCTTTCTTTGGTACACATTTCTTGATTGTTTTCGCTTGTATTGTTTTAGTTTACTCTGGGTTAAAAGGGATGTGTGAAAAAGTACAAATGAATCATTTCTAAAAAAAAATGTTGTTACCATTAAAGTTGTATAGGTATCCTTAAACCATCGTGTGCAAGCTGTAGTGGGATTCCTTCTCTGTAATAAGCAAGACAAAACTAATTATACTAATTAATTTAGTTTGAATAATCACAACTAACAAGCTATTTATAAGTCGTTTAAGGATGGATAAAAATTATCAGTTATAAATAAACACCAAATCGTGCTTACCTTTTAGACCAATCCTTAAGGAACTCATTATCTTTGTGGTGATCAAATTCATGGGTCATACCAACTAGATACGCTCTCTTCGGCTGCAACCTTTTAATGGCTTCAAGTGTCTGTTAAAACATATGTACATTAAGATAAAAGAACGAAGACTTGAGTATAAAAAGTGAGATCCATTTTGATAAAGGGATCCCGTTACATACCTGGGGAAAGCAAAAGTGGGTATTATGGGAGTTGTTCTGCACAAAAAAGTCAATTAAACATGCACAGAATAAGGAATTGCATGGTCGATAACAATCAAAATGAAGTGGTATTAAAGCCCGCTTTCAAAGTACAATAAAACTAGGCAAACTATAGTGTATATTTTAAGGAGTGATTATCGTTATCAAAATGATGAAATATTAAAAGATTAAAACATAGCttcaataatatataaaaaaatactgaCGTGGTGTATTGAACATACCTTATAAAGAGTATCCAATATAAGAAGATCCAGCTGTTGATCTCCTCTTTTAGTAATATCTGCAAAATCATAAACTCGAGAATAAGTTGGAACGTCTTAAAAAGTATGAATCTATGGAGAGGAATGGAATACACACTCACATAGTTCCGTTTCTTCAATAAAACGAGAAATATCAGATATATAAGCTACTCTGTTCTTTTTCCCAAATGCAAAACCTAAACATATATAATCCTCCCCATGCATAACCTATATAGatgtaacaacaatcagaagcctaGACTATTGAATGCAGATGTGTAGTTTATATTTGCTTTTTTCAAGAAGAAAATGGGAAAGGTTTAGAAAATTAACTGGCAAGGGTACAATTTCTAGTCCAGATGCAACAAATGGACACTTGAAATCATTCTCAATTATTTGCCAATCAAGTTGTGCAACACGTCTAACTTCCTGACCAGCCTTGAGCTTTTTCTGAACCAAGTAGGGAAATTTCACCTTTAAGCTGTTTGATACACAAGAAACTAGTAAGCTACATCGATCAGCAAATCATGCAATCTCACTGAACCAACATTATACACTGAAGCCAAGTTCTCAAACTAAACTTAAATGTCTTTCAACAATCATGTAATATGATAACAAAGTACCTATCCATCGTATGTTGATTGAGGTAAATAGGTGTAGGTTTGATGTCGTTCATTGGACTAAATGGTTGCACTGCACGGATGTCATCAAGACCGAGAATGGCATCTGCATGTTCATGTGTCAAAACAATCTGCATTCAGAACGAGTATTAGCTATTGTCTGGATGTTAAAAGCAAGTGATTACTCGAATGATATAATACAGAAGAGATCAATATGTTCCATTTTAAGCTATAGTTTACTTACTAACAAGTGGCATACAGAAACATATCCCGCCAGATAGTTTAACTTATTAGGGAAATGTGAGATGAGTAAATGTATCATGGGTGTGCAACTTGCAAAAGTAGTGTCCTAATTTTTTTAATCTCAATTGTGCTGCTAATCCACCGGGATAAATAACAGtttaaaagtcaattttgataaagAAAATGGAGTTGTAGTTTATTCTCAGCACTCCCCAATCCTTCAAATAGTTAATAAAAGTTGATATTGAATTATTATCACAATTTTTTACATGTACAATTACAAGATTTGGTGTTTTTATTAACAGTAAGCACTATAATCCTCCTCCCATTTATTTTCAAGTTCAATGTTCTTATTTTATTCTTAGTTATGTTATATTTAAGTTTATTGTAAAGAAGTTTCATAAGAAGTAGTGAAAGAATATAGAAAGGAAAATATATAATTTGACATCATCCATTTGTCGGAATGGAGAATTCAAAAGCGGAACTCTCTAAAATAGAAGACACTCACAGAATCAACTTGAGGAATCTTATGTAAAGTGAACCAGCGTAGTACTTGCTCCCTAAATGTCTTCCCAACATCAATTAATATGTACTTATGCTCCCCGGCACTCTGACTATAATCAATCAAAAGAGATGTATTGCACCTACAAAGcacataattataataattctaataaattaGAGTGATCATCAATATATTGTTGCTGATAATGAAATAACAACAAACAATCAAAACCAATCTGGTTATTACTAGATTTAATAAAGCCAATAGAAAACAATAAAAGAACATCAAAGACAATCTATATATTTGAATATAAACGAGATAAAAGACCTAAGATAAACTTTTTTATTGATTTAGCCTACAATAATGCTAAAGGTTTGTCAAAAATATAAAACTAACTTGTTCAGGCTGTAACATGGTAAACATTAAACTAATTCACTCtattttaagattttttttttttcgcaTAGAAAGATCTTCTGTTTAATAAGTAGTTTAGTACCAGCTCCTGCTAAAAGAAACTAAAATTCTCAGTGCAACCAAAGGAATCCTCCAGATCTTTACATCTGGCATTCAAAGCCTAGCTCTAATAACCGAAAATAGCTACTAACAAAGAACAATAACACTGTAATTATAAACAAAATCTACAAAACTTCAAAATCCACAACAATCTATTAACATAATAACTTATTAATCATAATTATTGATATTGATTTTCATACATTCAAATCTACAACCTTATAAACGCAACACATCTATAATGACACATTAGAGATCAAATATGAGCTAATAACCCTAAAAAATgaataacaattaattaattagTACAACAAAATACCTATGATTAGGGTTACGTTCAGGTGGAGTTGATAGTGATTGAAAACAGACTTTGCAGGGAGGATCAGACGGTTGGATCAAGCACAGTGCGTTAGGTACAGCACTTGAACAACCAGTACCTAAAAATATCAATGCTGATGTATCTGGATCATCGTGATTGCCGTTTTCGATTATTTCATTGACGGCGTCCATTAATGCTGGTGAAAGTTGCGGAAGATTGAAATCAAAGATTACGAGAGGTTTTTAATGGCGGTATTTGAAGAACAGAGGGTGTACGGAATGGGAATATTACCGGTTTATGATGTAGATTCGTTTATTTACAATTTGTTTGTTGTTGGTAGACTCatctgcacgtctttctttgtaCTTTAGGCTTTTTCTTTCGTTTAATTACGCAAATTACGCATTATTAAATCAATCAAATCCATCCAAATCAACATACTAATAGAATACTAAATATATTAGTAAATACAGTTTTAAGGATTTTGTTATGGATCATTTCTACGCGCACATACCGTGTACATGGGTCGTTTAATCAACTTTGCCACATTGGTTTAAATAGAGATATTAGGTTCATTTGTTAGTTAGCTTATGATTTGTAGTGTGTGTAAATACCTTTCTTCTTCCTATTATTTTCTGTAAACAACTATCAATTGAGTACCATCAATAACGTTCTTTTCGATTCAACTCCATTGTTGTTCTTGAGCTCTAGCTTTCAGGTTGATTCTTATCTGTTTAACTGCGATTTAATAGTCCTGGTTAAACATAACATTGGTATCAAAGCATCAAGAACAACAATGGAGTTGAATCGAAATAAACTTTATTGATGGTACTCAATTGATAGTTGTTTACAGAGAATAATAGGGAAAAGAAAAGTGTTTACACACACTACGAATCATAAGCTAACTAACAAATGAACCTAATGTCTCTATTTAAATCAAGGTGGCAAAGTTGGTTAAACGACCCATGTGCACGGCATGTGCGTCGAAATGATCCATAACAATCCAACATTCTTGAAATGATTCTTGTCCTCAAGAATCTCTTTAAATATGAATGTCTATCACTGATCAACTACACATTTACATCTTTAAGATTCTGATGAGAAATCAACATTGTCACACTTGCCTTGGATTCTCAAATAATCAGCTTTGTTCCAATAAAAAAAAATGACCATAATATTGTACGATAcatcatttttttcttttctttttctttttaggcCATTTTCATATGTCAAAATTTacctttctttttttctttttataccACTTCCAATTCCAATTACCCTCATCAAGCATTTATAGATTAACAATTAATTCCTTAACAGTAGTGTTGACACCCATAACGATCCAGATGGAAGATTTGGTATTGCACTCAGTTATAGGAGCTAGCATGGTTACCCCAATATTATATCCATGATTCCTAATTAACCCAGTTAATTTGGTTAATCTTTTTAAACAATAGGCAACTTTTAGTTGATGTGTTCCATACGACACAACCACCTCAAGAGAATTAGCTTGGTCTATATTCAATGCCTTACTTTGAGATTTACCACCACTAACATTATTACACCTTTTTACCATCCGAATGTCGTTATCAATTTCAATAATTTCGGCCATGAATTCACGACTCTCAACACCCGAAACTTGCAAGAATAGATTGTTTTTATTAAGTTTGGATGTTTGAGTTGGAACATTCTCCCTCTACATGCCAACCTCACAGGATAGAGCCAAATTCTCATTTTCCTTCCCAAATGGTTGGTTCCTCCACATATCTAATGACTTATTCGATTGCCCATTCTCATTACTTAACATTTGATCATTAACCTGTTGATCTTTTGCAATAGTTCCACCTTTCGATTCCTTACTAACGACCGATTCATTGATACTTCTTACAACACCTATATCTTTAACATTTAAAGATAATTGTGAATTCCACCCAGAGTCATCGTGATTCACTTCATTTGGAACCTCAAGTTTAAGAATAGGCTGTAACGAAGGTCTGGTTCATTTCTTCATGATATTGTTAGTCTCTTCTCGCACCCTAGCCAAACAACAAGCATCATGAACGCTTTTGGGTTTAAACATGTGAACACCTTCACCAATTTCTGGTTGCAGCCCGTTGACGAAGATGTCAATGACAGATGATTTATCTAAATCCATATCTTTGACCCAAACATTAAATGTTTCGCAAAAAATCGTGAATTGTTTTATCTTGTTTGGGAAAATTAATATTTGGCAAATTGTCAACCCTGTTTCCAATCAACATGGATTTCTATCAGTATAACTTGCAGCTATACCTCTTGCATTGTTAGGAACTGATGAACGAGTAATAACACAAGTTTGCTGACACGATCGATCACTGTCATATTCTCTTTTAGTAATTCTTCGCATTTCATTATTCAGCATCTCTTATTCATCCGCTATCTGCTTCGCATTAGCAACGCAAGCCTCCATCAATTTAACCAACTCTTCCAAACTTTCCCTTGTGTTATTATCCATTTATTGTTTCATTGAACACACCTGCAACACAAGAGCATATCAGTTAGATCTCCGGCGATAGCGATGGTGGCGGAGCACGGCGACGGACATCGGTGATAATGGAATCTCGTCTGAAACTGTTACTAACACCACAAAAATGATCGGAATTGGTTTCTGCACTTCCGATTAACACTCAACAACTTCAAAACGAACCAAGAACATACTAAAATGATGAATTTCAGTAAGTTTGTGCTGAAACCTTCAAACGCCAATTTTTTgagttgatcaaatcaccgaattaaagtctgaaatattgaagatatgatcacgaaacacTAACAAAAACTTCCGGTAACTTCAGATTCGATTAGAAATCGTATCAATGATCCTTTCTCCAAAATATTTGACTTTTGAAACCCTAACTTTTTTTTCTGATTTACGCTGTCACGAATATCGtaacagctctgataccaatgttATGTTTAACCTGGAATTTAAAATCGCAGTTAAACAGATAAGAATCAACCTGAAAGCTGGAGCTCAAGAGCAACAATGGAGTTGAATCGAAATGAACTTTATTGATGGtactgatgtgtaaaatctagtatataaatttatcTCTGAAAAAATGCCGGTTtctaagattac
Proteins encoded in this region:
- the LOC139862656 gene encoding putative hydrolase C777.06c, with product MDAVNEIIENGNHDDPDTSALIFLGTGCSSAVPNALCLIQPSDPPCKVCFQSLSTPPERNPNHRCNTSLLIDYSQSAGEHKYILIDVGKTFREQVLRWFTLHKIPQVDSIVLTHEHADAILGLDDIRAVQPFSPMNDIKPTPIYLNQHTMDSLKVKFPYLVQKKLKAGQEVRRVAQLDWQIIENDFKCPFVASGLEIVPLPVMHGEDYICLGFAFGKKNRVAYISDISRFIEETELYITKRGDQQLDLLILDTLYKNNSHNTHFCFPQTLEAIKRLQPKRAYLVGMTHEFDHHKDNEFLKDWSKREGIPLQLAHDGLRIPIQL